From the Lemur catta isolate mLemCat1 chromosome 1, mLemCat1.pri, whole genome shotgun sequence genome, the window GCCAAGATTCCTCCAGTTTTTGCAAAACTAAAGTGCGATATCACATCCAGgttacctgtgtgtgtgtgtgtgtgtgtgtgtgtgtgtgagagagagagagagagagacagagacagagacagagacagagagacagagagagaaagagagaagttctatacaattttatcacCTGGGTAGTCTGTGTAATCcgccaccacagtcaagatatgGGACATTGGCAACACCACAAGGATCTCTTGCGTTGCCCTCCTACAGTCACAGCTACCCCCCTCTTAGCACTCCCATCACCCTGACTCATCAGGAAGCTTTTTGGAAAGATACTACTTGCTTGGGAATCCCCCAGATTCTACTCCCCAATCTACTGACTAGAAGCTCCAGGTTGGGCTCAGaaatctgtatatttaaaaaggtTCCcagctgattccagggctggggcaggatggGTAGAAGAAGAGCCTGGAACCCTAGGtgcagtggcgcacacctgtagtcccagctactccagaggctgagtcgggaggatcgcttgagtccaggagtttgagtccagccttgGCAGTgtagtgagattccatctctaaaacaataaaaggagcgggggtggggggtggggagagaaagagagagagagagaagcttggATCATCTGTTTATGCCAGAAAGTAGGCAGGTGCTCTCAAAAGATTATAGGGACAACAGTTTATAGATTATAGGAGGTGGTATTTGAGCTGAGAATCCAAGTAGGTCATGACGATATTAATATCAAGTAAATCTGTTCCATGTGGAAGGAGCAGCCCATGCAAAGGCCCCGTGGTCGTGTTTGAGGACCAGCAGGGAGGCCTTTAGGGCTCAAGTAAAGGGACTGCACTCAGAGGGCAATCACTGCCATGGTAAAGACCTGGTGGGGCCTTCAAAAGACATTCTGAAGACTTGGACTTCGCCTCTAAGCACATGGGAGCCATGGGAGGAGTTTGAGCACAGGAGGGGCAGGATCTGATTTAATCTGTAAAGGACTTTTTCAGCTGCTGTGCTCAAAATATACTGTAaagaggggtgggggaaagaacCAGgcgtggtgtgcacctgtagtcccagctactcgggaggcagaggctgaagtaggaggatctattgagcccaggagttggaggctgcagtgagttctgatgacaccactgcactctagcctgggtggcagaatgagaccccatcttaaaaacaaaacaactaaaaaagaagaaacaacccCCCTTTTGACCTTGCATTTTTTGTTCCCCTTTCACCCCGTTGTCTTCTGTTTGCCCCAGGAGAGCCCTCAGCCCTCatcaccccctcctcctcctcctctccccttctcatCCAGGCTTTGGCCCTCCGGTCCCAGAACCTACCCTTGCCCACGGTGTCCAAACCCAACAGTCACGTCTCAGTCCCTGTCTTCCTTGGCAGCATCTGACCCAGCGTGTCCCCTTCTCCTGGGAACACCGAGGCCCCGGACCCCACACTCGTCCcagctcccctccctcctctctgggaCGCCCGTGGGTCTCCCCTGTCTCTGTCCtgggccctcctccctcctccacccccacccctcccgaGGTCTCATCTCAGCTACACCTGGGCCCTAGGCTGGTTCCTTAGATCTCTCCTGTAACCCCTGGAGGTGCCTCTGCCGCAGGCTTCCTGccttatgaaataaaaacaccGGCATTCCAGGTGCTCAGCCTAAAAACACTGGGTGTCATTAGTTTAAAATCTGTCCCAAATCTGCCTGCTTCCCTCCCACCTGGAACACTATAGTCCCCTCTGGCTTGGTTCCCGGTTTCCGCCCAGGCCCTCCACAGTCTGTCCTCCCTGcagcagccaccagagggcaCCTGTGAGCACCCGAATCAGGGCCTggccctcctctgcccacagccctccatggctcccacctccctcggggtcaaagcccaagtcctccctgcagcccaccaggccctgcacgacctgccccgtcccctccccgccctcccctcctccctctctccctctcctcactctgctccagccacacgggcCTTCCCGCTGTGCCTCCCACACGCCAGGCGCTGTCCTgctgcagggcctttgcacaggctgtgcCTCTGCCTAGAACGCTCTTCCTTCTGGGACTCCCACTGCTggttcccttcctcctccaggtctctgctcaaacgTCACCTCCTCCGCGAGGCCTTGGCCACCCTGTTTTAGGCTGCGACTCCCCTCCTAGCTGTGCTCGCCTCCTCCTCCAGGTCTCCCGGCCCATCCACACCACTCCTCCCTTCCAACCCAATGTGCCATTTACTCCAAGGCCACGTGTCTCTCTTAGCATCCGTCTCCCTGCCGGGGCTGTGGGTTTTGGTCTTTCTTATTCAGGGCCGAGTCCCACCACCCAGGAGAGGGCCCCGCCTCGCAGGTGCTCTACCCGTCCCAGGTGAATGAGTGAAGAGAGGGCCGGGGCCGTGAGAGAGACCTGGGGGCAGGGTGTTCTGGGCGGGCACGGTCCGGCAGAGTGGGGGCCACGGCCGCGAGAGCTAGTGGGCCGGCGGGCGGAAGTGATTTGCGATTTGCGACGTGACTAATCCAGGCAGATGGTGGCCGATGGGGAAGCCGCCCAATCCTCTTAGCTCAGAGCCCCTTAATACTTCCGCTGCGTGGGTCACCTCCGGGCCACCGCAGCCCCTCCAGGCGGCCACCATGCCGGGGTTGGCGGAGCAGGAGGCAGCGGAGGGCTGGAGCCAGGCCCCGCCGCTGTACGAGGAGTACCGGCCGCCCCCGCTGGACGCCATCCGCCTGCCCAGGTACGTGCTGTGCCTGCTGCTGGCCGCGCTCGTGGTGGTGGCCGCGGCCTACGCCATCGTCGGGCACCTCATCAAAGACCTGGCGCACGACCTGGCCGGTGAGCCGCTCCCCATGCAGCCCGGCggcccgggggtgggggcgcAGGGGACGCtcctggctggggagaggagggcagggcggGCACGGGACGCGTCGGGGGAGGCCCCTCACCTGCACCCCTGCTGCAGACTGGGCGTTCGGC encodes:
- the LOC123633376 gene encoding uncharacterized protein LOC123633376, whose amino-acid sequence is MGKPPNPLSSEPLNTSAAWVTSGPPQPLQAATMPGLAEQEAAEGWSQAPPLYEEYRPPPLDAIRLPRYVLCLLLAALVVVAAAYAIVGHLIKDLAHDLADWAFGPKPDQGDAPRELRPSLAGEDLEELDLQLALAWRGEEDTGGGGEGATGEGPAARDPRRPSIAFREPPTRSSFWRLN